A genomic region of Candidatus Neomarinimicrobiota bacterium contains the following coding sequences:
- the rbfA gene encoding 30S ribosome-binding factor RbfA, producing MRTRPYSRPNRFGNELRKLLSEIISRELDTSKVGFATVTTVKMTNDLKIAKVYISVLDTGQKDKEIETFFNSRAKFLRGRLGSHLTSKSIPELKFFYDDTYEEAEKIDRLIAKIQPQRMVK from the coding sequence ATGAGAACCCGTCCTTATTCAAGACCGAATCGCTTCGGCAATGAACTGAGGAAACTGCTTAGTGAGATTATTTCCAGAGAACTAGATACATCAAAAGTGGGATTTGCAACTGTTACCACCGTCAAAATGACCAATGATCTGAAAATAGCTAAAGTCTATATAAGTGTTCTTGACACTGGGCAAAAAGATAAAGAAATTGAAACATTCTTCAATTCCCGGGCCAAATTCCTCCGGGGGCGGCTAGGAAGCCATCTCACTTCCAAATCGATTCCTGAATTGAAATTTTTTTATGACGACACTTATGAGGAGGCGGAAAAAATCGACCGCCTTATTGCTAAAATCCAACCTCAGCGAATGGTAAAGTGA
- a CDS encoding DUF503 domain-containing protein codes for MAVGILHLELQLLSPRSLKEKRSILKPLKNYLQKTHGVSVAEVAHQDKWQLTGLEIALVSNDRSFLQTTLSQLSISLETRFPVILFREEVALR; via the coding sequence ATGGCTGTTGGAATTCTTCACCTTGAACTACAACTATTGAGCCCGCGCTCACTTAAAGAAAAACGCTCAATACTCAAGCCTCTCAAGAATTACTTGCAGAAGACACACGGAGTGTCTGTGGCTGAGGTGGCTCATCAGGACAAATGGCAGTTGACCGGGCTTGAGATCGCCCTTGTCTCCAATGACAGATCATTTCTCCAGACCACTCTTTCGCAACTAAGTATATCTTTGGAAACCAGATTTCCCGTGATTCTTTTTAGAGAGGAAGTGGCATTGAGATGA
- the infB gene encoding translation initiation factor IF-2 gives MTELASPKRRIVQVAKDLNISHLDIMEFLDSQGIKVISHMSPLYEEAYQLVIEEFEKDLQTVERYRKEKTRKKIHSRMIEEKMNESSSLEILMPDEEEKVDKVAIEDPAETDIAELLDAEPDQQDGKEKDVTIDGEMDETSDEIKVGKKLITEKPLTEPDVEKVAPKPKFRKVDLSEIQSKIESPRRRPAKPTNGEKEEKEDISVTSTIKRTLAAMDHKAKKKRYRRERGEGEEIDFGEEVQSINVRDFMNVHELAEVLDVSPTDIISKCLELGIIATMNQRLEFATISLIAEDFGFNAVLMEEEVENVLMENDEEENIELLKPRAPVITIMGHVDHGKTSLLDYIRRENVVAGEAGGITQHIGAYEVFLEDGGRSVTFLDTPGHEAFTAMRARGAQVTDVVILIVAADDGVKPQTTEAIDHAKAAGVPIVVAINKIDKPNANPDVVKKELSDNDVLVEDWGGKVQSVSISAKTGEGITDLLELLALETDVLELKANPDAPARGIVIESRLDKGHGPIATVLIQKGTLRPGDIFICANKNGKVRALMNERGVRIESAGPSQPVQILGFQTVPQAGDNLTVVDDEKIAKKISGERDRIQREIDRQKIHTMSLDRLSADIREGAAKLLPLVLKADVDGSIEALVDALSHIPSDEVKVDIVHRGVGIISESDILLATASGAVVIGFNISVNPNATLLAKNNGVDIRVYNVIYDAINEIKLALEGLLEPDIVEKPLGQAEVLQIFKISRLGTIAGCKMIEGIISQSDIARVRRDGEIIKEGKITSLRHFQNDVKEIDAGKECGIGIEGMKNFEEGDLIETYTTEEVKRTLKA, from the coding sequence TTGACAGAATTGGCTTCACCAAAACGTAGAATTGTTCAGGTCGCCAAAGATCTGAATATCTCTCACCTGGATATCATGGAATTTCTCGATAGCCAGGGAATCAAGGTTATAAGCCATATGAGTCCACTGTATGAGGAAGCCTATCAGCTTGTCATTGAAGAATTTGAGAAAGATCTCCAGACTGTTGAACGTTACCGTAAAGAAAAAACCCGGAAAAAGATCCATTCCCGCATGATTGAGGAAAAGATGAACGAAAGTTCATCTCTTGAAATCCTGATGCCTGATGAAGAGGAAAAAGTCGATAAGGTGGCAATCGAAGATCCGGCTGAGACCGATATAGCCGAATTGTTAGACGCCGAGCCTGATCAGCAAGATGGCAAGGAAAAAGATGTTACAATTGACGGAGAAATGGATGAGACATCTGACGAGATTAAGGTGGGTAAAAAACTTATTACGGAAAAACCTCTGACTGAGCCTGATGTGGAGAAAGTGGCGCCAAAACCCAAATTCCGGAAAGTAGACCTTTCAGAGATACAGTCAAAGATTGAGAGTCCCCGTCGCCGGCCCGCAAAGCCGACTAATGGCGAAAAAGAGGAAAAGGAAGACATTTCAGTTACATCCACTATCAAACGTACCTTGGCGGCCATGGACCACAAGGCCAAGAAGAAGCGTTACAGGAGAGAAAGGGGTGAGGGCGAGGAAATTGACTTTGGGGAGGAAGTTCAGAGCATAAACGTTCGTGATTTCATGAATGTTCATGAATTGGCGGAAGTTCTGGATGTGAGCCCCACTGACATCATAAGCAAATGCCTGGAACTCGGTATTATCGCCACCATGAACCAAAGGTTGGAGTTTGCCACCATATCCCTAATCGCCGAAGATTTCGGCTTCAATGCTGTTCTCATGGAAGAGGAAGTGGAGAATGTGTTGATGGAAAATGATGAGGAAGAAAACATCGAACTCCTGAAACCTAGGGCCCCGGTGATCACTATAATGGGTCACGTGGATCACGGCAAAACATCTCTCCTCGATTATATCCGTAGGGAAAATGTGGTGGCCGGCGAAGCAGGTGGTATTACGCAGCACATAGGTGCTTATGAAGTGTTTCTTGAGGACGGAGGCCGAAGTGTCACATTTTTGGATACACCCGGTCACGAGGCATTTACAGCTATGCGAGCCCGCGGAGCCCAGGTTACGGATGTTGTCATTCTTATTGTGGCCGCTGATGATGGCGTAAAACCTCAAACCACTGAAGCCATAGACCATGCCAAAGCTGCCGGGGTTCCCATTGTGGTTGCCATAAACAAAATTGACAAGCCAAATGCCAACCCTGATGTTGTAAAGAAAGAGTTATCTGACAATGATGTTCTGGTTGAAGACTGGGGCGGTAAAGTACAGAGCGTTTCAATTTCCGCAAAAACGGGTGAAGGTATTACTGACTTGCTGGAGTTGCTCGCATTGGAGACAGATGTGCTGGAACTGAAAGCAAATCCTGATGCACCGGCCCGCGGTATTGTCATTGAATCCCGACTTGATAAAGGGCACGGACCTATTGCCACTGTCCTGATACAAAAAGGCACCCTGAGGCCTGGTGATATTTTTATCTGTGCTAATAAAAATGGTAAAGTGAGAGCCCTTATGAATGAACGGGGTGTCAGGATAGAATCCGCTGGACCGTCGCAGCCTGTGCAGATACTTGGGTTCCAAACAGTACCTCAGGCAGGTGACAATTTGACTGTTGTTGATGATGAAAAAATTGCAAAAAAGATCTCTGGAGAAAGAGACAGAATTCAACGTGAAATAGATCGCCAGAAAATTCACACCATGTCCCTCGATAGACTGTCGGCCGATATTCGTGAAGGGGCAGCCAAACTTTTGCCTCTTGTGTTGAAAGCGGATGTGGACGGCTCCATTGAAGCACTAGTAGATGCTCTATCTCATATACCGAGTGATGAAGTGAAAGTGGATATTGTCCATCGCGGTGTGGGAATCATTTCAGAATCTGATATTTTGCTCGCCACCGCTTCTGGTGCTGTTGTTATCGGTTTCAACATATCTGTCAATCCAAACGCCACGCTTTTAGCGAAAAACAACGGCGTCGACATCAGAGTTTACAATGTGATTTACGACGCTATTAATGAGATCAAGCTGGCGCTTGAAGGACTCTTGGAGCCTGACATTGTTGAAAAGCCTCTTGGTCAGGCGGAAGTGCTGCAGATCTTCAAAATTTCAAGACTTGGTACTATTGCTGGCTGCAAAATGATCGAAGGTATTATTTCCCAGAGCGATATAGCTAGGGTACGCCGTGATGGGGAAATCATCAAAGAAGGAAAAATTACTTCCCTTAGACATTTTCAAAATGACGTAAAGGAAATCGATGCCGGTAAGGAATGCGGCATCGGAATTGAAGGAATGAAAAACTTCGAGGAAGGTGACCTCATCGAGACTTACACAACCGAGGAAGTCAAGAGGACTTTGAAAGCTTGA
- the nusA gene encoding transcription termination factor NusA — translation MLDKQELIQSFSDIAKEKNIDRTEIGTILEELFKSLIERQYGSAENCDVVVNIERGELEIYQDKEVVEEVENLGTEISLKDAQKIEPDMQLGDLFVDVIDPTSFGRRLIVAAKQFLSHQIKNIERKHSFENYFNRVGEVVIGDVRQVNRDNIHIHIEQSELRMPRTETIHNERYRRGETLRALVKSVEMRASGPDIVVSRADNQFLAKLFEMEVPEIEDGIIEILTIARAPGQRAKIIVQSHDRRIDAVGACVGMRGSRIQAVVRELNGEKIDVINKSEQPEVLISRALSPAKPLNLYIDDDAKYCVAVFDDEEMDSGVGRNYQNISLAAEVTGYKIEAVKQSEYEGTAVNKDQDVFLEQIDTLTKRMVSLLSEIEINTVEDFNTASEEDILAIKGVGAKMLETVSERIKEYLASIPEPPKKETNGEVVEEVGEADEVPAKETEDDIGNVELEEASN, via the coding sequence GTGTTGGACAAACAGGAACTGATTCAGAGTTTCTCTGACATTGCAAAAGAGAAAAATATTGACAGAACCGAGATCGGTACGATTCTCGAAGAACTGTTCAAATCTTTGATCGAGCGTCAATACGGCTCAGCGGAGAACTGCGACGTTGTAGTAAATATTGAGCGTGGCGAGCTTGAAATTTACCAGGATAAGGAAGTAGTTGAGGAAGTAGAAAATCTCGGCACTGAAATTTCCTTGAAGGACGCTCAAAAAATCGAACCTGATATGCAGCTGGGTGATCTCTTTGTGGACGTTATTGACCCCACCTCTTTCGGTCGTCGGCTTATCGTCGCCGCCAAGCAATTTTTAAGTCATCAGATCAAAAATATCGAAAGAAAACATTCCTTCGAAAATTATTTCAACAGGGTGGGTGAAGTGGTCATCGGTGATGTGCGACAGGTGAACCGGGACAATATTCATATTCATATAGAACAGAGTGAACTACGCATGCCCCGCACGGAAACGATCCACAATGAACGCTACAGAAGAGGTGAGACCCTTAGAGCACTGGTAAAATCCGTGGAAATGAGAGCTAGTGGCCCGGATATTGTTGTCTCCCGTGCTGACAATCAGTTCCTGGCTAAACTTTTTGAGATGGAGGTTCCTGAAATCGAAGACGGCATTATCGAGATACTGACCATTGCCAGGGCGCCAGGCCAGCGTGCGAAAATTATTGTCCAGTCTCATGACAGAAGAATTGATGCTGTGGGTGCCTGTGTTGGCATGCGTGGAAGCAGGATCCAGGCGGTGGTGCGGGAGCTTAATGGTGAAAAGATTGATGTGATTAACAAAAGTGAGCAACCTGAGGTACTCATCTCCAGAGCCCTCTCACCGGCAAAACCGTTGAACCTTTATATCGATGATGATGCAAAGTATTGTGTGGCAGTTTTCGATGATGAGGAAATGGATTCAGGTGTGGGACGCAACTACCAGAATATTAGTCTGGCTGCCGAGGTGACTGGTTATAAAATAGAGGCTGTGAAGCAATCAGAATATGAAGGTACAGCGGTTAATAAAGACCAGGATGTGTTTCTCGAACAAATCGATACTTTGACAAAACGGATGGTATCACTCTTGAGCGAAATCGAAATCAATACCGTGGAGGATTTCAATACCGCTTCTGAAGAAGATATTCTCGCCATTAAAGGCGTAGGTGCGAAAATGCTTGAAACTGTCTCAGAGCGGATAAAGGAATATCTCGCTTCCATTCCCGAACCACCTAAGAAAGAAACGAACGGCGAAGTAGTGGAAGAGGTTGGGGAGGCTGATGAAGTTCCGGCAAAAGAAACAGAGGATGATATCGGAAATGTTGAGCTTGAGGAGGCATCTAATTGA